Proteins encoded by one window of Brienomyrus brachyistius isolate T26 unplaced genomic scaffold, BBRACH_0.4 scaffold67, whole genome shotgun sequence:
- the LOC125725427 gene encoding UTP--glucose-1-phosphate uridylyltransferase-like isoform X2: protein MAEFQEVMRKELEASMHTELEKLLGTAKGAEAELARKNFEGFKKIFHRFLQAKGPSVDWPKIHRPPEDSIQPYEKIKARGLPDSVATSLNKLVVIKLNGGLGTSMGCKGPKSLISVRNENTFLDLTVQQIEHLNKTFNVEVPLVLMNSFNTDEDTKKILQKYAHHRVKIHTFNQSRYPRINKESLLPVAKDMGLSGENAEAWYPPGHGDIYASFYNSGLLDQLIAEGKEYMFVSNIDNLGATVDLHILHHLMSQPEGKRCEFVMEVTDKTRADVKGGTLIEYDGKLRLLEIAQVPKAHVDEFKSVTKFKIFNTNNLWISLPAIKRLQEKNSMDMEIIVNPKTLDGGLNIIQLETAVGAAIKSFDNALGINVPRSRFLPVKTTSDLLLVMSNLYTLDAGSLTMSKKREFPTTPHVKLGSSFTKVHDFLMRFESIPDMLELDHLTVSGDVTFGKQVSLKGTVIIIANHGDRIDIPAGAMLENKIVSGNLRILDH from the exons ATGGCAGAGTTTCAGGAGGTGATGCGGAAGGAGCTGGAAGCGTCCATGCACACGGAGCTGGAGAAGCTGCTGGGCACGGCCAAGGGCGCCGAGGCGGAG ctTGCCAGGAAGAACTTCGAGGGCTTTAAGAAGATATTCCACAGATTCCTGCAAGCCAAAGGACCTTCTGTGGACTGGCCGAAGATTCACAGACCTCCGGAGGATTCG ATCCAGCCCTATGAGAAGATCAAGGCGCGGGGGCTGCCGGACAGCGTGGCGACTAGCCTGAACAAGCTTGTGGTGATCAAGCTCAATGGCGGCCTGGGCACCAGCATGGGATGCAAAGGGCCCAAGAGCCTCATCAGTGTGCGCAACGAGAACACCTTCCTGGACCTGACCGTGCAGCAGATCGAG caccTGAACAAAACCTTCAACGTAGAGGTGCCTCTAGTGTTGATGAACTCGTTCAACACGGATGAGGACACCAAGAAGATCCTGCAGAAGTACGCACATCACCGGGTGAAAATCCACACCTTTAATCAGAGCAG GTACCCGAGGATCAACAAGGAGTCCCTCCTCCCAGTGGCGAAGGACATGGGTTTGTCAGGAGAGAACGCAGAGGCCTGGTACCCCCCTGGCCACGGTGATATCTACGCCAGCTTCTACAACTCGGGCCTGCTGGACCAGCTAATCGCCGAGGGCAAAGAGTATATGTTTGTGTCCAACATCGACAATCTGGGTGCCACGGTGGATTTGCACATCCTGCACCACCTGATGAGCCAGCCGGAAGGCAAGCGATGCGAGTTCGTTATGGAGGTCACCGACAAGACACGGGCCGATGTCAAG GGTGGGACGCTGATCGAGTACGACGGCAAGCTCAGGCTGTTGGAGATAGCGCAGGTGCCTAAGGCCCATGTGGATGAGTTCAAATCTGTCACCAAGTTCAAGATCTTCAACACCAACAACCTGTGGATCTCCCTACCTGCAATCAAGAGGCTGCAGGAGAAGAACTCCATGGACATGGAGATCATTGTGAACCCTAAG ACTCTGGACGGCGGACTCAACATCATCCAGCTGGAGACGGCGGTTGGAGCAGCCATCAAGAGCTTCGACAATGCGCTGGGTATCAACGTTCCACGTAGCCGCTTCCTGCCCGTCAAGACCACCTCAGACCTGCTGCTGGTCATGTCCAACCTCTACACGCTGGATGCTGGCTCGCTTACCATGAGCAAGAAGAGGGAGTTCCCTACAACACCCCATGTCAAGCTGGGAAGCTCCTTCACCAAG GTCCACGACTTCCTCATGAGATTCGAGAGTATACCAGATATGCTGGAACTAGACCACCTGACTGTGTCTGGAGATGTCACCTTTGGAAAACAGGTTTCTTTGAAG GGAACAGTTATCATCATAGCCAATCACGGAGACCGAATCGACATTCCGGCAGGCGCAATGCTGGAGAACAAGATAGTATCAGGCAACTTGCGCATCCTCGACCACTGA
- the mdh1aa gene encoding malate dehydrogenase 1Aa, NAD (soluble) isoform X1, whose product MLTLLTAMYLVVRATSSQCDPIRVLVTGAAGQIAYSLLYSIAKGDVFGKDQPIILVLLDIPAMLPVLDGVVMELQDCALPLLREVIPTDKVEVGFKDLDAAILVGSMPRKEGMERKDLLKANVAIFKTQGAALDKYAKKTVKVLVVGNPANTNCLIASKSAPSIPKENFSCLTRLDHNRARSQVAMRVGVSSDNVKNVIIWGNHSSTQYPDVHHATVNLRGKEVSALDAVNDYAWLKGDFITTVQQRGAAVIKARKLSSAMSAAKAICDHMRDIWFGTPEGEFVSMGIYSSGNSYGVPDDLMYSFPVTIKNKTWKIMNNLAINDFSRGKMDATAGELVEERDTAISFLGA is encoded by the exons TGTGATCCCATTCGAGTCCTGGTAACTGGGGCCGCAGGGCAGATCGCCTACTCCCTCCTGTACAGCATTGCGAAGGGAGATGTCTTTGGCAAGGACCAG CCCATTATCCTAGTTCTGCTGGACATCCCAGCCATGCTCCCAGTTCTGGATGGCGTGGTTATGGAGCTCCAGGACTGTGCTCTCCCGCTTCTAAGGG AGGTAATTCCAACGGATAAGGTGGAGGTGGGCTTCAAGGACTTGGATGCTGCAATCCTCGTGGGCTCCATGCCCAGGAAGGAGGGCATGGAGAGAAAGGACCTTCTCAAAGCCAATGTGGCTATCTTTAAGACCCAGGGGGCTGCCTTGGACAAGTATGCCAAGAAGACTGTGAAG GTCCTGGTTGTAGGAAATCCAGCCAACACCAACTGCTTGATCGCCTCCAAGTCTGCCCCTTCCATCCCCAAGGAGAACTTCTCCTGCCTGACCAGGCTGGACCATAACAGAGCCCGCTCACAG GTGGCCATGCGAGTAGGCGTGTCCTCGGACAACGTCAAAAACGTCATCATCTGGGGAAACCACTCCTCCACCCAGTACCCAGACGTCCACCACGCCACGGTCAATCTACGCGGCAAGGAGGTGTCTGCTTTGGATGCAGTGAATGACTATGCCTGGCTCAAGGGGGACTTCATCACT accgtgCAGCAGCGCGGGGCGGCCGTCATCAAAGCCAGGAAGCTGTCCAGCGCCATGTCAGCTGCCAAGGCCATCTGTGACCACATGAGGGACATCTGGTTCGGCACTCCTGAG GGAGAGTTCGTCTCCATGGGTATTTACTCCTCCGGGAATTCATATGGAGTCCCTGATGACCTGATGTACTCATTCCCGGTCACAATCAAG AACAAGACGTGGAAGATCATGAATAACCTCGCGATCAATGACTTCTCCCGTGGTAAGATGGACGCCACAGCCGGCGAGCTGGTGGAAGAGCGGGACACGGCCATCTCCTTCCTGGGAGCGTGA
- the vps54 gene encoding vacuolar protein sorting-associated protein 54 — MAASHSSPPVPRPSGGSDAVFRKERDATSRQYKLVRSLPDVCPMEPNELRGLSEGPSVVADQHRWTVYNSKVNLPAALNDPRLAKRESDFFTKSWGLDFVETEVMPSIYLPNITEEHFTAYLQEMTQRERTHESCKKIYPSKDEVTPGSSLTTNHDKSRAELEQVPKIFMRPDFALDDPATFNAVLPWTHFSITGGKANRDIASSRLLQEKLSHYLDVVEVSIAHQISLRSEAFFHAMSSQHELQDRLHGTARAVAVLRERTAAMERVMCEGPLQALRLGLARNNCAKLHSKLKLMAAVHQTQPTVQLLLSTSEFVGALELITTTQEVLQQELQGVHSFRHLGSQLCEMEKLIDKMMIADFTTYARSDLERPLEEDIQVLERDRLQSLVFGLLRQRKLDFLDIYDEEMIQAAKGIVKQCVVNMVSHIEEIDTEVVVKLADQMRLMTFPQWFDLLKSVFSSFILFLKRIKATLSVIRNVVLEVMDGNQRIRLAEAAAAAVGVGRASPEAPPSRDSELAYLTHEGMFISDAFSEPDQQLGGATSGPDSASGTTESSSSREQATPPLVRASGAVVNEDMMPTDLELGRVANNIQELLCTASDASHDRCVKFLMARAKDGSLERLSSSEFVCLSQEVENFVCETEQLCQRRSMSLRGALQSQANRFVHRFHEERKTKLSLLLDNERWKQAEVPAEFQDLVDSIADGRITLPEKKRAGPEERKPSESLCVDGQKYAVVGTVLLLIRIFLEYCQCVNDIPSITTDMLTRLTDLLKHFNSRTCQLVLGAGALQVVGLKTITTKNLALASRCLQLVLHYIPIIRAHFETKLQPKQYNILRHFDHITKDYNDHIAEILAKLVAIMDSLFEKALSKYEVKAPMPSGCFRTLCKQMGKMHEAISDLLPEEQTQMLFLRINASFKLHLKRQLARLNVSNDGGPQHGLVMVDIAFYTGNVQALRSLEKLDLNLAEIWEQKR, encoded by the exons ATGGCAGCCAGCCACAGCTCCCCCCCAGTGCCTCGCCCCAGCGGCGGCAGCGACGCCGTCTTCAGAAAGGAGCGGGACGCCACGTCCCGGCAGTATAAGCTAGTGCGCTCGCTGCCTGATGTTTGCCCCATGGAACCCAACG AGCTGCGGGGGCTGAGCGAGGGTCCTTCAGTGGTGGCAGACCAGCACAGATGGACCGTCTACAACTCCAAGGTGAACCTCCCAGCAGCACTGAACGACCCGCGCCTGGCCAAACGGGAGTCCGACTTCTTCACCAAGAGCTGGGGCCTGGACTTTGTGGAAACGGAAGTTATGCCTTCCATCTACCTCCCCAACATCACAGAAGAACACTTCACGGCCTACCTGCAGGAGATGACGCAG AGAGAGAGAACCCACGAAAGCTGTAAAAAAATCTACCCTTCAAAAGATGAAGTCACGCCAGGCTCCAGCCTCACGACCAATCACG ACAAATCGAGGGCGGAGTTGGAGCAGGTCCCTAAG ATCTTCATGAGGCCTGACTTCGCGCTGGACGACCCTGCCACCTTTAATGCGGTCCTGCCCTGGACCCACTTCAGCATAACAGGGGGCAAAGCCAACCGCGACATCGCATCCTCGCGGTTACTGCAGGAAAAG ctgAGTCACTACCTGGACGTGGTGGAGGTCAGCATTGCCCACCAGATCTCCCTGCGCTCCGAGGCTTTCTTCCATGCCATGTCCTCGCAGCACGAGCTGCAGGACCGACTGCATGGGACGGCGCGGGCGGTGGCGGTGCTGCGGGAGCGCACGGCCGCCATGGAGCGCGTCATGTGCGAGGGCCCCCTGCAGGCACTGCGCCTGGGCCTGGCGCGCAACAACTGCGCCAAGCTGCACAGCAAGCTGAAGCTGATGGCAGCTGTGCACCAGACGCAGCCCACCGTGCAGCTGCTGCTGTCCACCTCAGAGTTTGTTGGGGCCCTGGAGCTCATCACCACAACGCAGGAGGTGCtgcagcaggagctgcaggGCGTACACAGCTTCAG GCACCTGGGTTCCCAGCTTTGTGAGATGGAGAAGCTCATCGACAAGATGATGATCGCCGACTTCACCACCTACGCCCGGAGTGACCTCGAACGCCCCCTGGAGGAGGACATCCAGGTCCTAGAGAGG GACAGGCTGCAGTCCCTGGTGTTTGGCTTGCTGCGGCAGAGGAAGCTGGATTTCCTAGACATCTATGATGAGGAGATGATTCAAGCAGCCAAGGGCATCGTGAAGCAG TGCGTCGTCAACATGGTGTCGCACATCGAAGAAATCGACACTGAGGTTGTCGTGAA GCTGGCTGACCAGATGAGGCTCATGACCTTCCCTCAGTGGTTCGACCTTCTTAAGAGTGTCTTCTCAAGTTTCATCCTCTTCCTGAAGAGGATCAAG GCAACATTAAGCGTGATAAGAAATGTGGTGCTGGAGGTGATGGATGGTAACCAGAGGATCCGGCTGGCAGAGGCAGCGGCAGCGGCAGTGGGGGTGGGTCGGGCAAGCCCCGAGGCCCCCCCATCCAGGGATTCAGAGCTAGCCTACCTGACCCACGAGGGCATGTTCATCAGCGATGCCTTCAGTGAGCCAGACCAGCAGCTAGGTGGGGCCACGTCAGGCCCAGACTCCGCCTCTGGAACCACAGAGTCGTCGTCCAGCCGTGAGCAAGCCACCCCACCATTGGTGCGGGCGTCTGGTGCAGT GGTGAACGAGGACATGATGCCGACGGACCTGGAGCTAGGCCGCGTGGCCAATAACATACAGGAGCTCCTGTGCACGGCCTCAGACGCCAGTCACGACCGCTGCGTCAAATTCCTCATGGCCCGGGCAAAG GATGGCTCCTTGGAGCGGCTGAGCTCTTCCGAGTTCGTGTGCCTGTCCCAGGAGGTGGAGAACTTTGTGTGTGAGACGGAGCAGCTGTGCCAACGCCGCAGCATGTCCCTGCGGGGGGCGCTGCAGAGCCAGGCCAACCGCTTCGTTCACCGCTTCCATGAAGAACGCAAGACCAAGCTCAG CCTGCTGCTGGATAACGAGCGCTGGAAGCAGGCGGAGGTTCCCGCAGAATTCCAAGACCTCGTGGACTCCATCGCCGACGGCAGGATCACGCTGCCGGAGAAGAAGCGGGCCG GCCCCGAGGAGCGTAAGCCCAGCGAGTCCCTGTGTGTGGATGGACAGAAATACGCCGTCGTGGG GACGGTGCTGCTGCTGATCCGGATCTTCCTGGAGTACTGCCAGTGCGTGAACGACATCCCGTCCATCACCACCGACATGCTCACGCGACTCACCGACCTCTTGAAG CACTTCAACTCACGGACCTGCCAGCTAGTCCTGGGGGCTGGGGCGCTGCAGGTGGTGGGACTCAAGACCATCACTACAAAAAACCTCG CTCTCGCctcccgctgcctgcagctggtACTGCACTACATCCCCATCATCAGGGCCCACTTCGAGACCAAGCTGCAGCCCAAGCAGTATAACATCCTCAGGCACTTCGACCACATCACCAAG GACTACAATGATCACATAGCGGAGATCCTGGCTAAGCTGGTGGCCATCATGGATAGCCTGTTCGAGAAGGCACTGTCTAAG TATGAAGTGAAGGCCCCAATGCCTTCTGGGTGCTTCCGGACCCTGTGTAAGCAGATGGGCAAGATGCATGAAGCGATCTCTGACCTGCTACCTGAGGAACAGACGCAG ATGCTGTTCCTGAGGATCAACGCGAGCTTCAAACTGCATCTGAAGAGGCAGCTGGCCCGCCTGAACGTCAGCAACGATGGAGGCCCCCAGCATGG GCTAGTCATGGTGGATATCGCCTTTTATACTGGTAACGTCCAAGCACTGAGGTCACTCGAAAAGCTCGACTTGAACTTGGCAGAGATTTGGGAGCAGAAGAGGTGA
- the mdh1aa gene encoding malate dehydrogenase 1Aa, NAD (soluble) isoform X2, with product MCDPIRVLVTGAAGQIAYSLLYSIAKGDVFGKDQPIILVLLDIPAMLPVLDGVVMELQDCALPLLREVIPTDKVEVGFKDLDAAILVGSMPRKEGMERKDLLKANVAIFKTQGAALDKYAKKTVKVLVVGNPANTNCLIASKSAPSIPKENFSCLTRLDHNRARSQVAMRVGVSSDNVKNVIIWGNHSSTQYPDVHHATVNLRGKEVSALDAVNDYAWLKGDFITTVQQRGAAVIKARKLSSAMSAAKAICDHMRDIWFGTPEGEFVSMGIYSSGNSYGVPDDLMYSFPVTIKNKTWKIMNNLAINDFSRGKMDATAGELVEERDTAISFLGA from the exons ATG TGTGATCCCATTCGAGTCCTGGTAACTGGGGCCGCAGGGCAGATCGCCTACTCCCTCCTGTACAGCATTGCGAAGGGAGATGTCTTTGGCAAGGACCAG CCCATTATCCTAGTTCTGCTGGACATCCCAGCCATGCTCCCAGTTCTGGATGGCGTGGTTATGGAGCTCCAGGACTGTGCTCTCCCGCTTCTAAGGG AGGTAATTCCAACGGATAAGGTGGAGGTGGGCTTCAAGGACTTGGATGCTGCAATCCTCGTGGGCTCCATGCCCAGGAAGGAGGGCATGGAGAGAAAGGACCTTCTCAAAGCCAATGTGGCTATCTTTAAGACCCAGGGGGCTGCCTTGGACAAGTATGCCAAGAAGACTGTGAAG GTCCTGGTTGTAGGAAATCCAGCCAACACCAACTGCTTGATCGCCTCCAAGTCTGCCCCTTCCATCCCCAAGGAGAACTTCTCCTGCCTGACCAGGCTGGACCATAACAGAGCCCGCTCACAG GTGGCCATGCGAGTAGGCGTGTCCTCGGACAACGTCAAAAACGTCATCATCTGGGGAAACCACTCCTCCACCCAGTACCCAGACGTCCACCACGCCACGGTCAATCTACGCGGCAAGGAGGTGTCTGCTTTGGATGCAGTGAATGACTATGCCTGGCTCAAGGGGGACTTCATCACT accgtgCAGCAGCGCGGGGCGGCCGTCATCAAAGCCAGGAAGCTGTCCAGCGCCATGTCAGCTGCCAAGGCCATCTGTGACCACATGAGGGACATCTGGTTCGGCACTCCTGAG GGAGAGTTCGTCTCCATGGGTATTTACTCCTCCGGGAATTCATATGGAGTCCCTGATGACCTGATGTACTCATTCCCGGTCACAATCAAG AACAAGACGTGGAAGATCATGAATAACCTCGCGATCAATGACTTCTCCCGTGGTAAGATGGACGCCACAGCCGGCGAGCTGGTGGAAGAGCGGGACACGGCCATCTCCTTCCTGGGAGCGTGA
- the LOC125725427 gene encoding UTP--glucose-1-phosphate uridylyltransferase-like isoform X1 gives MSLYVEGLTSRAPNSGMAEFQEVMRKELEASMHTELEKLLGTAKGAEAELARKNFEGFKKIFHRFLQAKGPSVDWPKIHRPPEDSIQPYEKIKARGLPDSVATSLNKLVVIKLNGGLGTSMGCKGPKSLISVRNENTFLDLTVQQIEHLNKTFNVEVPLVLMNSFNTDEDTKKILQKYAHHRVKIHTFNQSRYPRINKESLLPVAKDMGLSGENAEAWYPPGHGDIYASFYNSGLLDQLIAEGKEYMFVSNIDNLGATVDLHILHHLMSQPEGKRCEFVMEVTDKTRADVKGGTLIEYDGKLRLLEIAQVPKAHVDEFKSVTKFKIFNTNNLWISLPAIKRLQEKNSMDMEIIVNPKTLDGGLNIIQLETAVGAAIKSFDNALGINVPRSRFLPVKTTSDLLLVMSNLYTLDAGSLTMSKKREFPTTPHVKLGSSFTKVHDFLMRFESIPDMLELDHLTVSGDVTFGKQVSLKGTVIIIANHGDRIDIPAGAMLENKIVSGNLRILDH, from the exons ATGTCGTTATACGTTGAAG GTTTAACCAGCAGGGCCCCCAACAGCGGAATGGCAGAGTTTCAGGAGGTGATGCGGAAGGAGCTGGAAGCGTCCATGCACACGGAGCTGGAGAAGCTGCTGGGCACGGCCAAGGGCGCCGAGGCGGAG ctTGCCAGGAAGAACTTCGAGGGCTTTAAGAAGATATTCCACAGATTCCTGCAAGCCAAAGGACCTTCTGTGGACTGGCCGAAGATTCACAGACCTCCGGAGGATTCG ATCCAGCCCTATGAGAAGATCAAGGCGCGGGGGCTGCCGGACAGCGTGGCGACTAGCCTGAACAAGCTTGTGGTGATCAAGCTCAATGGCGGCCTGGGCACCAGCATGGGATGCAAAGGGCCCAAGAGCCTCATCAGTGTGCGCAACGAGAACACCTTCCTGGACCTGACCGTGCAGCAGATCGAG caccTGAACAAAACCTTCAACGTAGAGGTGCCTCTAGTGTTGATGAACTCGTTCAACACGGATGAGGACACCAAGAAGATCCTGCAGAAGTACGCACATCACCGGGTGAAAATCCACACCTTTAATCAGAGCAG GTACCCGAGGATCAACAAGGAGTCCCTCCTCCCAGTGGCGAAGGACATGGGTTTGTCAGGAGAGAACGCAGAGGCCTGGTACCCCCCTGGCCACGGTGATATCTACGCCAGCTTCTACAACTCGGGCCTGCTGGACCAGCTAATCGCCGAGGGCAAAGAGTATATGTTTGTGTCCAACATCGACAATCTGGGTGCCACGGTGGATTTGCACATCCTGCACCACCTGATGAGCCAGCCGGAAGGCAAGCGATGCGAGTTCGTTATGGAGGTCACCGACAAGACACGGGCCGATGTCAAG GGTGGGACGCTGATCGAGTACGACGGCAAGCTCAGGCTGTTGGAGATAGCGCAGGTGCCTAAGGCCCATGTGGATGAGTTCAAATCTGTCACCAAGTTCAAGATCTTCAACACCAACAACCTGTGGATCTCCCTACCTGCAATCAAGAGGCTGCAGGAGAAGAACTCCATGGACATGGAGATCATTGTGAACCCTAAG ACTCTGGACGGCGGACTCAACATCATCCAGCTGGAGACGGCGGTTGGAGCAGCCATCAAGAGCTTCGACAATGCGCTGGGTATCAACGTTCCACGTAGCCGCTTCCTGCCCGTCAAGACCACCTCAGACCTGCTGCTGGTCATGTCCAACCTCTACACGCTGGATGCTGGCTCGCTTACCATGAGCAAGAAGAGGGAGTTCCCTACAACACCCCATGTCAAGCTGGGAAGCTCCTTCACCAAG GTCCACGACTTCCTCATGAGATTCGAGAGTATACCAGATATGCTGGAACTAGACCACCTGACTGTGTCTGGAGATGTCACCTTTGGAAAACAGGTTTCTTTGAAG GGAACAGTTATCATCATAGCCAATCACGGAGACCGAATCGACATTCCGGCAGGCGCAATGCTGGAGAACAAGATAGTATCAGGCAACTTGCGCATCCTCGACCACTGA